Within the Blastopirellula marina genome, the region ATGTCGACCAGTGGCAGAAGCGAGCCGTTGCCGCGCTCGATGTCCTGAAGAAGCAGCCACAGTGCAATGCCGCCAAGATCGCCGCGATCGGATACTGTTTCGGTGGTTCGACTGCATTACAGCTAGGCTACACCGGTGCCGATATCGACGCGATCGCCACCTTCCATGCCGCTTTACCAACACCGTCCGCAGAACAGGCTAAAGCGATCAAGGCGAAGGTCCTCGTATGTAATGGTGCCGATGACAGTTTCGTTTCCCAGGATTCGATCAACGCATTCCAGGAGAAACTGAAGGACGCGAATGTCGATCTCAACTTCGTGGCCTTCCCCGGAGCGGTCCACAGCTTCACCGTCGAAGACGCCGGCAAACACGGCAACCCAGGCATGCAGTACAACAAGGAAGCCGACGAGAAGTCGTGGACCTTGTTGCTGGAACTGCTTAAGAGTGAATTGGGAACCGGCAAGTAAAGCGAATCACTTGGAACCCTCAGGAGCACCCTGGCGAAAACG harbors:
- a CDS encoding dienelactone hydrolase family protein, whose translation is MRCLALSLAILALTTSIANAEVKTKVIQYQVGDKTFDGYLAYDDAVEGPRPGVVVFHEWWGLNDYAKKRTEMLAELGYVAFAADMYGDGKFVEHPKDAGQMAGTVRANVDQWQKRAVAALDVLKKQPQCNAAKIAAIGYCFGGSTALQLGYTGADIDAIATFHAALPTPSAEQAKAIKAKVLVCNGADDSFVSQDSINAFQEKLKDANVDLNFVAFPGAVHSFTVEDAGKHGNPGMQYNKEADEKSWTLLLELLKSELGTGK